The Paenibacillus sp. G2S3 region GACATTGGCAATTTCAAGAGTTAGTTGCTCAATCTCCTCGTCTCTTAAATGTTTAAATATTTGCGCCGATACCTCGGGCCCTAGTGTGATAAGCAGGATCGCGGCCTTTTGACGGCCACTAAGCCCCTGCTGACTAGCCTTTGCCATTAGTTCACCTCTGTTCGTCTGCAAGCCATGTACGCAGCAGATTTACGAATTCGTCTGGCTTCTTCTTGGCCAAACTTTCCAATTGCTTACGAACTTGACTGTCATTCGTCACACTTTCCAAATTAATAGATGGAAATTCGGTAGGAACCTGCAATGGAATGTCTTCATCTTCTTCTTCCACAGTCTTCTTACGACTACGATAGATTAGATATCCTCCACCTGCTCCAACCAGCAATGCAGCTGCTCCGATAGCCCATAACATCCATGTGGCAAGACCACCTGGTGTTGTATTAGCAGCGGTGCCGCCAAATTGTTGTGAATACACCGAAACCTTTTTGGTTAAATCAGCGTCTGTATATGTAGTACCTGAATCTGCGAGTGAAGCACGAACAATATTCACCAAAATATTTTGAATTGCTGCTGATGTAGCAGCGTCCAAAGAATTTTGTCCTGTAGGTGGTTCAACTGCAACATTTATGGTTAAATCTTTAACAGTAAAGGGACTAGCGATAACATCCTTTGTAATTCGGTTTACTTCATAGTTCCTCGTTTCAGAAGATTCTTCCGAAGTAGAAGTATCCGTGCCAGCTTGAGAAGGATAGCCCGCTACATCCTGTGAACCAGTACCTGCCACTCCGCCAGTTGTATTTCCTTGACCTGAATACGAATTACTAATGATTTGTGAACTGATCTCAATCCCCTTCATGTTCTCTGTATCCACAGGGGTTACTAGATCTTCCTTCCGGTTTTCCTTGTCAAAGTTCAGCTTCGAAAATACTAGAACGTCAACTTTATCTGGACCCGTAAGCGTGCTAAGGAATTGTTTCACATCTTTCTTTACTTCTTCTTCGAATTTCTTCTGAAGAGCGAAGTTCTCTTCGACTTGGCTGGAAACTCCTGCTTGTCCACCTTTAGCCGTAGGCATTAACTCGACTTCATTATTAGCAATCGTAATGTTATCGATTGGTAGATTTGGAACCGCAGTCTTTACAAGGTTGAAGTACCCATCAATATTATCTTGACTGGGTCTAAATCCCGGATTAAATGAAAGCACAACGGATGCAGATGCTTGCTCTTGGTCTGCCTGGGAAGCAAAAACTGTTTCTTTAGGCAAATTAATCAGCACTTTAGCATCTTTAATTCCTTGCATACGTCTCATTAACTGCTCTACTTCACCGTTTAATGCATTATTATACTTCACATTAAACTCACTATCTGTTGTTCCTATCATTGACGAATTTTCATTAAAGACTTTATAACCGATAGAGCCCCCCTGAACAATCCCCTGAGAACCGATATCCACCTTTATTCGAGCCGCTTCGGTGCTTGGCACTGAAATGCTCTTTCCATCTTGGCTTAATCGATATGAAACACCTGCTGAATCCAAGTAGTTCATTACTCCTGCTGAATCTGTGCTGTCCAAATCTTGAAACGCTACTTCATATTCTGTCTTTGAAAGCTGCACGGTTAATACTACGATTATTATTAGAATGATAAACAATGTTGAAAAGAATAAAATCTTCTGTTTACCACTAAATCTGTTCCAATACAGGGTAACCTTCTCCCGATATTGGGCAAATCTTTCATTCACAGTGTCACCCCATCCGGAACTAAGCTAGGATTTATTTAAATCTGAGTTCTCATAATTTCTTGATAGGCTTCAATCACTTTGTTCCGGACTTGTGTAGTCAACTGCAAACTCAGTAAAGCCTGTTGGGAAGAAATCATCACTTCGTCTATATTCACTTCTCCCAATACAAATTTATTACTCATATCCTTTGCTTGTTGTTCCTGATCTGCTACTTTATTGAGTGCATTCTCAAGATAAGAACCAAAGCTCTCCATGGAATTAGCAGGAGTGGATGAAGCTTCGGTAGATGTTGGTTTCATGGCAAGCTGCTGTACAGCTTGAACTCCATTAGTGATATTCTGTATCAACTGTTTCCCTCCTAAAAGTTTTGTAAGCATATGCTTCCTAGATTTACTTCGTACAAAACTCACTTTGGAAGCGTTCCTAGTGTTAATTACGTTTACCGCCCAATTTCGAGTGCTTTACTTACCATAGCTTTAGATGCATTCAGCATCGTTACATTGGCTTCATAAGAACGTGATGCAGATAACATATCTACCATTTCTTTGGTAATATCTACGTTTGGCATATAGACATAACCTTCGGCATCCGCATCAGGATGGCTTGGATTGTATACTGGCTTTAACGGTGAAGTATCTTCTATGATGGACTGCACCTTCACGCCTTCATTACTACTACCGTTCAATTTCGAATTTAGTATATTCGAGAACTTATTACTTTCGGTAGCTTCCATAACAACAAGCTTTCGACGGTATGGAACGGCTTTGCCATCAACCACCGATGCTCTTGTAGTTTCTGCATTAGCCACGTTGGAGGAAATCACGTCCATCCGCAATCGTTGAGCTGTTAATGCTGATGCACTTATCCCAAAACTACTCCCAAAGTTCATGCCATCTTATCCTCCTTGAATTACAGCTCGCATCATCGAAATCTGACTGTTGATCTGCTCGACATAAGAACTATACCTGAGTTGGTTCTCAGCGCTTAACGCCATTTCTCGTTCTACATCCACATTGTTGTCGTTATTATTCATAGAGGTAGTTTCATCTGTACTAACGACAGCAGCTGGTACAATACTATTGGTACCAAATTGAAAATGTCGGGAGTCCGTTACCTTCGCGTTAAGTGTAGGTTTTATTCCACTTTCCTGTTGCTGAAGGAAACTTTCAAATGACACATCAGAACGTTTGAAATTTGGCGTATCTTCGTTAGCCACGTTATTTGCTAGAACATTTTGTCGTTTATAGGCAGCATCAATGCCTCCCTGTAATCGTTGAAAACTGACACTATTCAGCAATCCCAAGATAATTCCTCCTTTCAAAGCTATCATAATGAAAAGAATTCCACAACTTTCCTTAAAAAACCTGCTCGATTTCGACAAATAAAGTATAAAAGTCCTCTATTTATCAACTTTCACGTCGAACCTTGTCGCAAAGTATAACTTATTAGTATTTTCACATACATTGATTTTCATTTAATTTGTATATTATTACAATAAGAAATAAGCCCTATCTTTTAAAAAAAGACAGGGCTTTTAGCACTTTATTGCTATTTTATTCCATATATAACTTAAAACTATCTTTTTTATTGCATCTTTTTACATTTTTTTACCTTTTAATGACACTGAATTGTAATTTTCTAATCCCTTATGCCCAAATCCATATGAATATAATTTGTCGCTTTAAAGAATATACTGACTTAGATCACGATCCTGTGCAATACTTGCCAATTTCTCACGCACATATTCCGGTGTAATAACCATAGTGTCCAGAGTCAGCTCAGGCGCTTCAAAGGACAGATCCTCCAATAGCTTCTCCAAAATGGTATGAAGTCTCCGAGCACCTATGTTCTCCATATTTTGATTCACTGAAGCAGCTATTTTAGCAATTTCATAAATAGCATCCTTCTGGAACTCTACTTCAATATCCTCGGTCTTCAACAAATTGGCATATTGTTTCGTCAAAGCGTTCTCTGGCTCCGTTAAAATGGATACAAAATCCTCCAGTGTCAGACTGCTCAGCTCTACGCGAATCGGAAAACGTCCCTGAAGCTCAGGAATCAGATCCGAAGGTTTAGCAACATGAAAAGCCCCTGCAGCCATGAAGAGTACATAGTCCGTCTTCACAGGACCGTATTTTGTCATGATTGTAGAACCCTCTACAATTGGAAGAATATCTCTTTGCACACCTTCACGTGATACATCAGGACCAGAACCTTTACCTTGACTCGCAACCTTATCAATCTCATCGATAAAAATAATTCCCGATTGCTCAGCGCGTGTCACAGATTCCTGAATGACATCGTCCATATCTATCAGTTTGGTGGCTTCATCCTGAATCAGTACTTTACGAGCCTCACGGATAGGAAGCTTGCGCTTCTTCGTCCGCTTCGGAAGTAAACTACCAAACATTTCTTGCATATTCATCCCCATTTGGTCGTTCCCTTGCCCTGCAAACATATCCAGCATAGATGGCGCTGTATCCTCAACATCTATTTCAATGATATCATCTTCCAATTGGCCAGCTAGCAGCTTAAATTTAACCCCACGACGGCGTTCGCTTAAGCTTCCATCTGGTTCGGAATCATCTTTAGACTCCTCTTGTGAAGAGTTCCCACCAAAAATCATCTCAAAAGGATTCTTCTGTGATTTATTTTTTGAAGACGAAGGCACTAAAATAGAGACAATCCGCTCGTTAGCCAGTTCTTCTGCACGGTCCTTCACCTTTTCCGTACGCTCTAGCTTCACCATACGAATAGAAGTCTCAACGAGATCACGCACCATAGACTCTACATCTCGCCCTACATAACCCACCTCAGTGAATTTGGTTGCCTCCACTTTGATGAACGGAGCATTAACAAGCTTGGCTAAACGCCGAGCAATCTCTGTTTTCCCTACACCAGTAGGTCCGATCATCAAGATGTTCTTAGGAACAACTTCATCACGCAGTTCCTCTGCCAGCAGACTACGCCGATAACGATTACGAAGCGCAACAGCTACCGATTTCTTAGCTTGTTTCTGACCTACAATATATTTATCCAATTCAGCTACGATTTGACGGGGTGTTAGCGATTGATTCACCATCGTGAATTCCTCCTTGTCTCTATGGCACTAAGCTTATAATTGCTCAACAATAATATTGGAGTTAGTATACACACATATTTCTGATGCAATCTGAAGAGCCTCGCGAGCGATATCTGCAGCAGCAAGATTTGGAGCATGACGTTTGAGTGCGCGACCGGAAGCAAGTGCAAAGTTACCACCGGAACCAATTGCGAGCACATCATCATCTGGTTCGATAATTTCACCATTTCCGGAGATTAAGAGCATGCCTTCCTTGTCCATAACAATCATCAATGCCTCAAGTTTACGAAGAATACGATCTTGACGCCAATCTTTCGCTAATTCTACGGCTGCCCGTTGCAGGTTCCCATGATGCTCCTCCAGCTTGCCTTCGAATTTTTCGAACAAAGTGATAGCATCTGCCACAGATCCTGCAAACCCTGCTATTACTTGTCCTCTGTATAAACGACGAACTTTTCTAGCCGTCGTCTTCATAATTACACTCTCTCCGAATGTAACCTGACCATCACCTGCTATAGCTGCCTGTCCGTTATGTCTTACAGCACAAATTGTAGTCGCATGAAAGCTGGGTACCATGATTGTAGTTACCTCCTTAAGATGGGCTTTGTTCAAATATAAGAAGTATTAGTTTCACGTTATACACTATCCTTATATTTCTCACTTAAACGCTTATCGTCCCTATAAGGACGTCGAAGACGTTTATGCTTGGTTATCGATAGCCTCCGGCTCTGTATATGCGAGGCCCGTACGATTGGCGTACTCGGCAAGACTGTCTAGTGCACGATGTGCTAGCATCTCATTCTTTTCTTTCTTATTACGGATTTTCTTCTCTACCTTCGGTAAAAGGCCAAAATTGGCATTCATAGGTTGAAAATGCTCCGGATCAGCGGAAGTGATATAAGCAGGCATGCTGCCAAGCACCGTGTCTTGTGGGAAGATCAGTCCTTCTTGACCGAGTGCGGCTCTAGCAGCATTAATGCCGGCAATCAAACCTGATGCCGCTGATTCCACATAACCTTCCACGCCAGTCATCTGTCCAGCAAAGTACAGCCTTTCTTTGCCCTTCATTTGATAAGTAGGATGCAAGAGTTTAGGAGAATTAATAAAGGTATTTCTATGCATTACACCATACCGAACGTATTCAGCGTTCTCAAGACCTGGAATCAGCGAGAATACACGCTTCTGTTCGCCCCATTTCAAGTGCGTTTGAAAGCCCACCAGATTGTACAGCGTTCCAGCAGCGTTATCCTGACGAAGCTGTACTACCGCATATGGTAGCTTGCCTGTGTGCGGATTAATAAGCCCTACAGGCTTCATCGGACCAAACAGTGCGGTTTGCTTACCACGCTTCATCATGATTTCGATAGGCATGCAGCCCTCAAAGTATATCTCTTTCTCAAAATCCTTGAGCGCCGCCGTCTCTGCAGTAATCAACGCATCATAAAACACGTCAAACTCCTCTTCAGTCATAGGACAGTTCAGATATGCTGCTTCTCCTTTGTCATAACGGGAAGCCAGATACACTTTATTCATATCAATACTGTCCTTCTCAACAATCGGTGCAGCAGCATCATAAAAATAGAAATACTCTTCACCTAACAGACCCTTAATTTGAGCAGATAATGCAGGGGAAGTAAGTGGACCCGTTGCAATAACAACAATCCCTTCCTCCGGTATATGCGTAAGTTCTTCATTTATGACTTCCACGAGCGGATGATTATGCAATGTACTCGTAATTTCTCCCGAGAAACCGTCCCGATCCACGGCAAGTGCGCCGCCAGCAGGTACAGCGTGGCGATCAGCTGCACCTAATACAAGGGAGTTTAAACGTCTCATTTCTTCCTTTAATACACCCACCGCATTGCCTAAACCATTTGCACGCAAGGAGTTGCTACATACTAGCTCTGCGAATTGATTCGTGTGGTGCGCCGGTGTCTTCACCACTGGTCTCATTTCATACAATCTTACCGGTACGCCTTGAGAGGCTATTTGCCAGGCCGCTTCACTTCCTGCGAGACCTGCTCCAATTACTGTTACCTTCGCTATATCTGTCACTGTCTTCTTTCCCCCTGTAGAGACTATTATTCTGCTAACTCTTCTTCGTTGTCTAAAACTGCCTCTGTATGGTCACAAGACGTACATTGCAGCTTGGTGCCTTGCTTATTGCGTTTCTCAATCATCCAAGCCCCGCAAGATGGACATGGTTTTGTGGATGGTCTATCCCAAGAGACGAAATCACAACCAGGATATTGATCGCAGCCATAGAAGACACGCCCTTTTTTGCTACGACGCTCTACAACTTTACCTTCATGACACTTAGGGCAAGTTACACCAATATCTTTGATGATCGGCTTCGTATTTCGGCAATCTGGAAACCCGGAGCATGCTAGAAACTTTCCAAAACGCCCTAATTTATAAACAAGTGGTTTACCACATTTCTCGCAGATCTCATCAGAAACTTCATCTTCAATCTCAATTTCTTTCATTTCTTCTTCGGCAAACACTAAGCGTTTCTCGAAAGACTCGTAAAATTCGGCAAGAACCTTCACCCAATCTTCTGAGCCTTCTTCCACATGGTCAAGATCCCCTTCCATATTAGCCGTAAACTCTACGTTCAATATTTCAGGAAAAAATTGTTCCATCTGTTCGATGACTAGTTCTCCAAGCTCTGTAGGCATAAATTTTTTCTCTTCAATAGCTACATAACCACGCTTCTGAATCGTTTCAAGTGTTGGTGCATACG contains the following coding sequences:
- the fliF gene encoding flagellar basal-body MS-ring/collar protein FliF; its protein translation is MNERFAQYREKVTLYWNRFSGKQKILFFSTLFIILIIIVVLTVQLSKTEYEVAFQDLDSTDSAGVMNYLDSAGVSYRLSQDGKSISVPSTEAARIKVDIGSQGIVQGGSIGYKVFNENSSMIGTTDSEFNVKYNNALNGEVEQLMRRMQGIKDAKVLINLPKETVFASQADQEQASASVVLSFNPGFRPSQDNIDGYFNLVKTAVPNLPIDNITIANNEVELMPTAKGGQAGVSSQVEENFALQKKFEEEVKKDVKQFLSTLTGPDKVDVLVFSKLNFDKENRKEDLVTPVDTENMKGIEISSQIISNSYSGQGNTTGGVAGTGSQDVAGYPSQAGTDTSTSEESSETRNYEVNRITKDVIASPFTVKDLTINVAVEPPTGQNSLDAATSAAIQNILVNIVRASLADSGTTYTDADLTKKVSVYSQQFGGTAANTTPGGLATWMLWAIGAAALLVGAGGGYLIYRSRKKTVEEEDEDIPLQVPTEFPSINLESVTNDSQVRKQLESLAKKKPDEFVNLLRTWLADEQR
- the fliE gene encoding flagellar hook-basal body complex protein FliE; translation: MIQNITNGVQAVQQLAMKPTSTEASSTPANSMESFGSYLENALNKVADQEQQAKDMSNKFVLGEVNIDEVMISSQQALLSLQLTTQVRNKVIEAYQEIMRTQI
- the flgC gene encoding flagellar basal body rod protein FlgC, with the protein product MNFGSSFGISASALTAQRLRMDVISSNVANAETTRASVVDGKAVPYRRKLVVMEATESNKFSNILNSKLNGSSNEGVKVQSIIEDTSPLKPVYNPSHPDADAEGYVYMPNVDITKEMVDMLSASRSYEANVTMLNASKAMVSKALEIGR
- the flgB gene encoding flagellar basal body rod protein FlgB, with amino-acid sequence MGLLNSVSFQRLQGGIDAAYKRQNVLANNVANEDTPNFKRSDVSFESFLQQQESGIKPTLNAKVTDSRHFQFGTNSIVPAAVVSTDETTSMNNNDNNVDVEREMALSAENQLRYSSYVEQINSQISMMRAVIQGG
- the hslU gene encoding ATP-dependent protease ATPase subunit HslU gives rise to the protein MVNQSLTPRQIVAELDKYIVGQKQAKKSVAVALRNRYRRSLLAEELRDEVVPKNILMIGPTGVGKTEIARRLAKLVNAPFIKVEATKFTEVGYVGRDVESMVRDLVETSIRMVKLERTEKVKDRAEELANERIVSILVPSSSKNKSQKNPFEMIFGGNSSQEESKDDSEPDGSLSERRRGVKFKLLAGQLEDDIIEIDVEDTAPSMLDMFAGQGNDQMGMNMQEMFGSLLPKRTKKRKLPIREARKVLIQDEATKLIDMDDVIQESVTRAEQSGIIFIDEIDKVASQGKGSGPDVSREGVQRDILPIVEGSTIMTKYGPVKTDYVLFMAAGAFHVAKPSDLIPELQGRFPIRVELSSLTLEDFVSILTEPENALTKQYANLLKTEDIEVEFQKDAIYEIAKIAASVNQNMENIGARRLHTILEKLLEDLSFEAPELTLDTMVITPEYVREKLASIAQDRDLSQYIL
- the hslV gene encoding ATP-dependent protease subunit HslV; amino-acid sequence: MVPSFHATTICAVRHNGQAAIAGDGQVTFGESVIMKTTARKVRRLYRGQVIAGFAGSVADAITLFEKFEGKLEEHHGNLQRAAVELAKDWRQDRILRKLEALMIVMDKEGMLLISGNGEIIEPDDDVLAIGSGGNFALASGRALKRHAPNLAAADIAREALQIASEICVYTNSNIIVEQL
- the trmFO gene encoding FADH(2)-oxidizing methylenetetrahydrofolate--tRNA-(uracil(54)-C(5))-methyltransferase TrmFO, whose translation is MTDIAKVTVIGAGLAGSEAAWQIASQGVPVRLYEMRPVVKTPAHHTNQFAELVCSNSLRANGLGNAVGVLKEEMRRLNSLVLGAADRHAVPAGGALAVDRDGFSGEITSTLHNHPLVEVINEELTHIPEEGIVVIATGPLTSPALSAQIKGLLGEEYFYFYDAAAPIVEKDSIDMNKVYLASRYDKGEAAYLNCPMTEEEFDVFYDALITAETAALKDFEKEIYFEGCMPIEIMMKRGKQTALFGPMKPVGLINPHTGKLPYAVVQLRQDNAAGTLYNLVGFQTHLKWGEQKRVFSLIPGLENAEYVRYGVMHRNTFINSPKLLHPTYQMKGKERLYFAGQMTGVEGYVESAASGLIAGINAARAALGQEGLIFPQDTVLGSMPAYITSADPEHFQPMNANFGLLPKVEKKIRNKKEKNEMLAHRALDSLAEYANRTGLAYTEPEAIDNQA